A single genomic interval of Pan paniscus chromosome 18, NHGRI_mPanPan1-v2.0_pri, whole genome shotgun sequence harbors:
- the HIRIP3 gene encoding HIRA-interacting protein 3 isoform X1: MAREKEMQEFTRSFFRGRPDLSTLTHSIVRRRYLAHSGRSHLEPEEKQALKRLVEEELLKMQVDEAASREDKLDLTKKGKRPPTPCSDLERKRFRFNSESESGSEASSPDYFGPPAKNGVAAEVSPAKEENPRRASKAVEESSDEERQRDLPAQRGEESSEEEEKGYKGKTRKKPVVKKQAPGKASVSRKQAREESEESEAEPVQRTAKKVEGNKGTKSLKESEQESEEEILAQKKEHREEEVGEEEKEEDEEKGDWKPRTRSNGRRKSAREERSCKQKSQAKRLLGDSDSEEEQKEAAGSGDDSGGDREPPVQRKSEDRTQLKGGKRLSGSSEDEEDSGKGEPTAKGSRKMARLGSTSGEESDLEREVSDSEAGGGPQGERKNHSSKKSSRKGRTRSSSSSSDGSPEAKGGKAGSGRRGEDHPAVMRLKRYIRACGAHRNYKKLLGSCCSHKERLSILRAELEALGMKGTPSLEKCRALKEQREEAAEVASLDVANIISGSGRPRRRTAWNPLGEAAPPGELYRRTLDSDEERPRPAPPDWSHMRGIISSDGESN; this comes from the exons ATGGCGCGGGAGAAGGAGATGCAGGAGTTCACCCGTAGCTTCTTCCGAGGCCGCCCGGACCTCAG CACGCTTACGCATTCCATCGTGCGGCGGAGGTACTTGGCTCACTCCGGCCGCAGCCACCTGGAGCCCGAGGAGAAGCAGGCACTGAAGCGGCTGGTGGAGGAGGAGCTGCTGAAGATGCAG GTGGATGAAGCCGCTTCCAGGGAAGACAAACTGGACCTTACCAAGAAGGGCAAGAGGCCTCCCACCCCTTGTAGCGACCTGGAGAGAAAAAGGTTCCGCTTCAATTCAGAGTCGG AGTCCGGCTCTGAAGCCTCCAGCCCAGACTACTTTGGACCCCCAGCAAAGAATGGGGTGGCAGCAGAAGTCAGCCCAGCCAAAGAGGAGAATCCAAGGCGAGCCTCAAAGGCAGTTGAGGAGAGCAGTGATGAGGAACGGCAGAGGGACCTGCCCGcacagaggggagaggagagcagtgaggaggaggaaaaggggtACAAGGGGAAGACTAGGAAGAAACCTGTGGTAAAGAAGCAGGCACCAGGCAAGGCCTCAGTCAGTAGGAAGCAGGCCAGGGAAGAAAGTGAGGAGAGCGAGGCAGAACCCGTTCAGAGGACAGCAAAGAAGGTGGAGGGAAATAAAGGAACTAAAAGCCTGAAGGAAAGTGAACAGGAGAGTGAAGAGGAGATCCTAGCCCAGAAGAAAGAGCacagagaggaggaagtgggggaggaagagaaagaagaggatgaGGAAAAGGGGGATTGGAAACCCAGAACCAGGAGCAATGGCCGGAGAAAGTCAGCTAGGGAGGAGAGAAGCTGTAAGCAGAAAAGCCAGGCAAAGAGGCTCCTGGGAGACTCAGACAGCGAGGAAGAGCAGAAAGAGGCAGCAGGCAGTGGGGATGACAGTGGGGGAGATAGAGAACCCCCAGTGCAGAGGAAGAGTGAGGACAGGACCCAGCTTAAGGGTGGGAAGAGGTTGAGTGGAAGCAGTGAGGACGAGGAAGACAGTGGGAAGGGGGAACCCACAGCTAAAGGCTCTAGAAAGATGGCCAGACTGGGCAGCACCAGTGGTGAGGAAAGTGACTTGGAGAGGGAGGTAAGTGACAGCGAAGCAGGGGGAGGCCCCCAGGGGGAGAGGAAGAACCACTCTTCCAAGAAGAGCTCCAGGAAAGGCAGGACACgaagctcctcttcctcctcagacGGAAGTCCAGAGGCCAAAGGAGGGAAG GCTGGCTCAGGTCGCCGTGGAGAGGACCACCCGGCTGTGATGAGGCTGAAGCGCTACATTCGGGCCTGTGGTGCCCATCGAAACTACAAGAAGCTGTTGGGCTCCTGTTGCTCACACAAGGAGCGCCTGAGTATCCTCCGGGCAGAACTGGAAGCGCTAGGCATGAAGG GTACCCCTTCCCTAGAGAAGTGTCGGGCCCTGaaggagcagagggaggaggcAGCTGAGGTGGCCTCCTTGGATGTTGCGAACATCATCAGTGGCTCGG GCCGGCCACGCAGACGTACAGCCTGGAACCCTTTAGGAGAAGCAGCACCCCCAGGGGAGCTGTACCGACGGACCCTGGACTCAGATGAAGAGCGGCCCCGTCCCGCACCCCCAGACTGGTCACATATGCGTGGCATCATCAGCAGTGATGGCGAGAGTAACTGA
- the TAOK2 gene encoding serine/threonine-protein kinase TAO2 isoform X1: protein MPAGGRAGSLKDPDVAELFFKDDPEKLFSDLREIGHGSFGAVYFARDVRNSEVVAIKKMSYSGKQSNEKWQDIIKEVRFLQKLRHPNTIQYRGCYLREHTAWLVMEYCLGSASDLLEVHKKPLQEVEIAAVTHGALQGLAYLHSHNMIHRDVKAGNILLSEPGLVKLGDFGSASIMAPANSFVGTPYWMAPEVILAMDEGQYDGKVDVWSLGITCIELAERKPPLFNMNAMSALYHIAQNESPVLQSGHWSEYFRNFVDSCLQKIPQDRPTSEVLLKHRFVLRERPPTVIMDLIQRTKDAVRELDNLQYRKMKKILFQEAPNGPGAEAPEEEEEAEPYMHRAGTLTSLESSHSVPSMSISASSQSSSVNSLADASDNEEEEEEEEEEEEEEEGPEAREMAMMQEGEHTVTSHSSIIHRLPGSDNLYDDPYQPEITPSPLQPPAAPAPTSTTSSARRRAYCRNRDHFATIRTASLVSRQIQEHEQDSALREQLSGYKRMRRQHQKQLLALESRLRGEREEHSARLQRELEAQRAGFGAEAEKLARRHQAIGEKEARAAQAEERKFQQHILGQQKKELAALLEAQKRTYKLRKEQLKEELQENPSTPKREKAEWLLRQKEQLQQCQAEEEAGLLRRQRQYFELQCRQYKRKMLLARHSLDQDLLREDLNKKQTQKDLECALLLRQHEATRELELRQLQAVQRTRAELTRLQHQTELGNQLEYNKRREQELRQKHAAQVRQQPKSLKVRAGQRPPGLPLPIPGALGPPNTGTPIEQQPCSPGQEAVLDQRMLGEEEEAVGERRILGKEGATLEPKQQRILGEESGAPSPSPQKHGSLVDEEVWGLPEEIEELRVPSLVPQERSIVGQEAGTWSLWGKEDGSLLDEEFELGWVQGPALTPVPEEEEEEEEGAPIGTPRDPGDGCPSPDIPPEPPPTHLRPCPASQLPGLLSHGLLAGLSFAVGSSSGLLPLLLLLLLPLLAAQGGGGLQAALLALEVGLVGLGASYLLLCTALHLPSSLFLLLAQGTALGAVLGLSWRRGLMGVPLGLGAAWLLAWPGLALPLVAMAAGGRWVRQQGPRVRRGISRLWLRVLLRLSPMAFRALQGCGAVGDRGLFALYPKTNKDGFRSRLPVPGPRRRNPRTTQHPLALLARVWVLCKGWNWRLARASQGLASHLPLWAIHTLASWGLLRGERPTRIPRLLPRSQRQLGPPASRQPLPGTLAGRRSRTRQSRALPPWR, encoded by the exons ATGCCAGCTGGGGGCCGGGCCGGGAGCCTGAAGGACCCAGATGTGGCTGAGCTCTTCTTCAAGGATGACCCAGAAAAGCTCTTCTCTGACCTCCGGGAAATTGGCCATGGCAGCTTTGGAGCCGTATACTTT GCCCGGGATGTCCGGAATAGTGAGGTGGTGGCCATCAAGAAGATGTCCTACAGTGGGAAGCAGTCCAATGAG AAATGGCAAGACATCATCAAGGAGGTGCGGTTCTTACAGAAGCTCCGGCATCCCAACACCATTCAGTACCGGGGCTGTTACCTGAGGGAGCACACGGCTTGG CTGGTAATGGAGTATTGCCTGGGCTCAGCGTCTGACCTTCTAGAAG TGCACAAGAAACCCCTTCAGGAGGTAGAGATCGCAGCTGTGACCCACGGGGCGCTTCAGGGCCTGGCATATCTGCACTCCCACAACATGATCCATAG GGATGTGAAGGCTGGAAACATCCTGCTGTCAGAGCCAGGGTTAGTGAAGCTAGGGGACTTTGGTTCTGCGTCCATCATGGCACCTGCCAACTCCTTCGTGGGCACCCCATactg GATGGCACCCGAGGTGATCCTGGCCATGGATGAGGGGCAGTACGACGGCAAAGTGGACGTCTGGTCCTTGGGGATAACCTGCATCGAGCTGG CTGAACGGAAACCACCGCTCTTTAACATGAATGCGATGAGTGCCTTATACCACATTGCACAGAACGAATCCCCCGTGCTCCAGTCAGGACACTG GTCTGAGTACTTCCGGAATTTTGTCGACTCCTGTCTTCAGAAAATCCCTCAAGACAGACCAACCTCAGAGGTTCTCCTGAAG CACCGCTTTGTGCTCCGGGAGCGGCCACCCACAGTCATCATGGACCTGATCCAGAGGACCAAGGATGCCGTGCGGGAGCTGGACAACCTGCAGTACCGCAAGATGAAGAAGATCCTGTTCCAAGAAGCACCCAACGGCCCTGGTGCCGAGGCcccagaggaggaagag GAGGCCGAGCCCTACATGCACCGGGCCGGGACTCTGACCAGCCTCGAGAGTAGCCACTCAGTGCCCAGCATGTCCATCAGCGCCTCCAGCCAGAGCAGCTCCGTCAACAGCCTAGCAGATGCCTCAGACaacgaggaagaggaggaggaggaggaggaagaggaggaggaggaagaaggcccCGAAGCCCGGGAGATGGCCATGATGCAGGAGGGGGAGCACACAGTCACCTCTCACAGCTCCATTATCCACCGGCTGCCG GGCTCTGACAACCTATATGATGACCCCTACCAGCCAGAGATAACCCCCAGCCCTCTCCAGccgcctgcagccccagctcccaCTTCCACCACCTCTTCTGCCCGCCGCCGGGCCTACTGCCGTAACCGGGACCACTTTGCCACCATCCGAACCGCCTCCCTG gtCAGCCGTCAGATCCAGGAGCATGAGCAGGACTCTGCGCTGCGGGAGCAGCTGAGCGGCTATAAGCGGATGCGACGACAGCACCAGAAGCAGCTGCTGGCCCTGGAGTCACGGCTGAGGGGTGAACGGGAGGAGCACAGTGCACGGCTGCAGCGGGAGCTTGAGGCGCAGCGGGCTGGCTTTGGGGCAGAGGCAGAAAAGCTGGCCCGGCGGCACCAGGCCATAGGTGAGAAGGAGGCACGAGCTGCCCAGGCCGAGGAGCGGAAGTTCCAGCAGCACATCCTTGGGCAGCAGAAGAAGGAGCTGGCCGCCCTGCTGGAGGCACAGAAGCGGACCTACAAACTTCGCAAGGAACAGCTGAAGGAG GAGCTCCAGGAGAACCCCAGCACTCCCAAGCGGGAGAAGGCCGAGTGGCTGCTGCGGCAGAAGGAGCAGCTCCAGCAGTGCCAGGCGGAGGAGGAAGCAGGGCTGCTGCGGCGGCAGCGCCAGTACTTTGAGCTGCAGTGTCGCCAGTACAAGCGCAAGATGTTGCTGGCTCGGCACAGCCTGGACCAGGACCTGCTGCGGGAG gaccTGAACAAGAAGCAGACCCAGAAGGACTTGGAGTGTGCACTGCTGCTTCGGCAGCATGAGGCCACGCGGGAGCTGGAGCTGCGGCAGCTCCAGGCCGTGCAGCGCACGCGGGCTGAGCTCACCCGCCTGCAGCACCAGACGGAGCTGGGCAACCAGCTGGAGTACAACAAGCGGCGTGAGCAAGAGTTGCGGCAGAAGCATGCGGCCCAGGTTCGCCAGCAGCCCAAGAGCCTCAAAGTACGTGCAGGCCAGCGCCCCCCGGGCCTTCCACTCCCCATTCCTGGGGCTCTGGGCCCACCCAACACAGGCACCCCTATAGAACAGCAGCCCTGCTCACCTGGCCAGGAGGCAGTCCTGGACCAAAGAATGCTTGGCGAGGAGGAGGAAGCAGTTGGAGAGAGAAGGATTCTGGGAAAGGAAGGGGCCACTTTGGAGCCCAAGCAGCAGAGGATTCTGGGGGAAGAATCAGGAGCCCCTAGTCCCAGTCCACAAAAACATGGGAGCCTGGTTGATGAGGAAGTTTGGGGTCTGCCTGAGGAGATAGAGGAGCTTAGGGTGCCCTCCCTTGTACCCCAGGAGAGGAGCATTGTTGGCCAGGAGGCTGGGACGTGGAGCTTGTGGGGGAAGGAGGATGGGAGTCTTCTGGATGAGGAGTTTGAGCTTGGCTGGGTCCAGGGCCCAGCACTGACTCCCGTCcccgaggaggaggaagaagaggaagagggggcTCCGATTGGGACCCCTAGGGATCCTGGAGATGGTTGTCCTTCCCCCGACATCCCTCCTGAACCCCCTCCAACACACCTGAGGCCCTGCCCTGCCAGCCAGCTCCCTGGACTCCTGTCCCATGGCCTCCTGGCCGGCCTCTCCTTTGCAGTGGGGTCCTCCTCTGGCCTCCTgcccctcctgctgctgctgctgcttccatTGCTGGCAGCCCAGGGTGGGGGTGGCCTGCAGGCAGCGCTGCTGGCCCTTGAGGTGGGGCTGGTGGGTCTGGGGGCCTCCTACCTGCTCCTTTGTACAGCCCTGCACCTGCCCTCCAGTCTTTTCCTACTCCTGGCCCAGGGTACCGCACTGGGGGCCGTCCTGGGCCTGAGCTGGCGCCGAGGCCTCATGGGTGTTCCCCTGGGCCTTGGAGCTGCCTGGCTCTTAGCTTGGCCAGGCCTAGCTCTACCTCTGGTGGCTATGGCAGCGGGGGGCAGATGGGTGCGGCAGCAGGGCCCCCGGGTGCGCCGGGGCATATCTCGACTCTGGTTGCGGGTTCTGCTGCGCCTGTCACCCATGGCCTTCCGGGCCCTGCAGGGCTGTGGGGCTGTGGGGGACCGGGGTCTTTTTGCACTGTACCCCAAAACCAACAAGGATGGCTTCCGCAGCCGCCTGCCCGTCCCTGGGCCCCGGCGGCGTAATCCCCGCACCACCCAACACCCATTAGCCCTGTTGGCAAGGGTCTGGGTCCTGTGCAAGGGCTGGAACTGGCGTCTGGCACGGGCCAGCCAGGGTTTAGCATCCCACTTGCCCCTGTGGGCCATCCACACACTGGCCAGCTGGGGCCTGCTTCGGGGTGAACGGCCCACCCGAATCCCCCGGCTACTACCACGCAGCCAGCGCCAGCTAGGGCCCCCTGCCTCCCGCCAGCCACTGCCAGGGACTCTAGCCGGGCGGAGGTCACGTACCCGCCAGTCGCGGGCCCTGCCCCCCTGGAGGTAG
- the TAOK2 gene encoding serine/threonine-protein kinase TAO2 isoform X2, which yields MPAGGRAGSLKDPDVAELFFKDDPEKLFSDLREIGHGSFGAVYFARDVRNSEVVAIKKMSYSGKQSNEKWQDIIKEVRFLQKLRHPNTIQYRGCYLREHTAWLVMEYCLGSASDLLEVHKKPLQEVEIAAVTHGALQGLAYLHSHNMIHRDVKAGNILLSEPGLVKLGDFGSASIMAPANSFVGTPYWMAPEVILAMDEGQYDGKVDVWSLGITCIELAERKPPLFNMNAMSALYHIAQNESPVLQSGHWSEYFRNFVDSCLQKIPQDRPTSEVLLKHRFVLRERPPTVIMDLIQRTKDAVRELDNLQYRKMKKILFQEAPNGPGAEAPEEEEEAEPYMHRAGTLTSLESSHSVPSMSISASSQSSSVNSLADASDNEEEEEEEEEEEEEEEGPEAREMAMMQEGEHTVTSHSSIIHRLPGSDNLYDDPYQPEITPSPLQPPAAPAPTSTTSSARRRAYCRNRDHFATIRTASLVSRQIQEHEQDSALREQLSGYKRMRRQHQKQLLALESRLRGEREEHSARLQRELEAQRAGFGAEAEKLARRHQAIGEKEARAAQAEERKFQQHILGQQKKELAALLEAQKRTYKLRKEQLKEELQENPSTPKREKAEWLLRQKEQLQQCQAEEEAGLLRRQRQYFELQCRQYKRKMLLARHSLDQDLLREDLNKKQTQKDLECALLLRQHEATRELELRQLQAVQRTRAELTRLQHQTELGNQLEYNKRREQELRQKHAAQVRQQPKSLKSKELQIKKQFQETCKIQTRQYKALRAHLLETTPKAQHKSLLKRLKEEQTRKLAILAEQYDQSISEMLSSQALRLDETQEAEFQALRQQLQQELELLNAYQSKIKIRTESQHERELRELEQRVALRRALLEQRVEEELLALQTGRSERIRSLLERQAREIEAFDAESMRLGFSSMALGGIPAEAAAQGYPAPPPAPAWPSRPVPRSGAHWSHGPPPPGMPPPAWRQPSLLAPPGPPNWLGPPTQSGTPRGGALLLLRNSPQPLRRAASGGSGSENVGPPAAAVPGPLSRSTSVASHILNGSSHFYS from the exons ATGCCAGCTGGGGGCCGGGCCGGGAGCCTGAAGGACCCAGATGTGGCTGAGCTCTTCTTCAAGGATGACCCAGAAAAGCTCTTCTCTGACCTCCGGGAAATTGGCCATGGCAGCTTTGGAGCCGTATACTTT GCCCGGGATGTCCGGAATAGTGAGGTGGTGGCCATCAAGAAGATGTCCTACAGTGGGAAGCAGTCCAATGAG AAATGGCAAGACATCATCAAGGAGGTGCGGTTCTTACAGAAGCTCCGGCATCCCAACACCATTCAGTACCGGGGCTGTTACCTGAGGGAGCACACGGCTTGG CTGGTAATGGAGTATTGCCTGGGCTCAGCGTCTGACCTTCTAGAAG TGCACAAGAAACCCCTTCAGGAGGTAGAGATCGCAGCTGTGACCCACGGGGCGCTTCAGGGCCTGGCATATCTGCACTCCCACAACATGATCCATAG GGATGTGAAGGCTGGAAACATCCTGCTGTCAGAGCCAGGGTTAGTGAAGCTAGGGGACTTTGGTTCTGCGTCCATCATGGCACCTGCCAACTCCTTCGTGGGCACCCCATactg GATGGCACCCGAGGTGATCCTGGCCATGGATGAGGGGCAGTACGACGGCAAAGTGGACGTCTGGTCCTTGGGGATAACCTGCATCGAGCTGG CTGAACGGAAACCACCGCTCTTTAACATGAATGCGATGAGTGCCTTATACCACATTGCACAGAACGAATCCCCCGTGCTCCAGTCAGGACACTG GTCTGAGTACTTCCGGAATTTTGTCGACTCCTGTCTTCAGAAAATCCCTCAAGACAGACCAACCTCAGAGGTTCTCCTGAAG CACCGCTTTGTGCTCCGGGAGCGGCCACCCACAGTCATCATGGACCTGATCCAGAGGACCAAGGATGCCGTGCGGGAGCTGGACAACCTGCAGTACCGCAAGATGAAGAAGATCCTGTTCCAAGAAGCACCCAACGGCCCTGGTGCCGAGGCcccagaggaggaagag GAGGCCGAGCCCTACATGCACCGGGCCGGGACTCTGACCAGCCTCGAGAGTAGCCACTCAGTGCCCAGCATGTCCATCAGCGCCTCCAGCCAGAGCAGCTCCGTCAACAGCCTAGCAGATGCCTCAGACaacgaggaagaggaggaggaggaggaggaagaggaggaggaggaagaaggcccCGAAGCCCGGGAGATGGCCATGATGCAGGAGGGGGAGCACACAGTCACCTCTCACAGCTCCATTATCCACCGGCTGCCG GGCTCTGACAACCTATATGATGACCCCTACCAGCCAGAGATAACCCCCAGCCCTCTCCAGccgcctgcagccccagctcccaCTTCCACCACCTCTTCTGCCCGCCGCCGGGCCTACTGCCGTAACCGGGACCACTTTGCCACCATCCGAACCGCCTCCCTG gtCAGCCGTCAGATCCAGGAGCATGAGCAGGACTCTGCGCTGCGGGAGCAGCTGAGCGGCTATAAGCGGATGCGACGACAGCACCAGAAGCAGCTGCTGGCCCTGGAGTCACGGCTGAGGGGTGAACGGGAGGAGCACAGTGCACGGCTGCAGCGGGAGCTTGAGGCGCAGCGGGCTGGCTTTGGGGCAGAGGCAGAAAAGCTGGCCCGGCGGCACCAGGCCATAGGTGAGAAGGAGGCACGAGCTGCCCAGGCCGAGGAGCGGAAGTTCCAGCAGCACATCCTTGGGCAGCAGAAGAAGGAGCTGGCCGCCCTGCTGGAGGCACAGAAGCGGACCTACAAACTTCGCAAGGAACAGCTGAAGGAG GAGCTCCAGGAGAACCCCAGCACTCCCAAGCGGGAGAAGGCCGAGTGGCTGCTGCGGCAGAAGGAGCAGCTCCAGCAGTGCCAGGCGGAGGAGGAAGCAGGGCTGCTGCGGCGGCAGCGCCAGTACTTTGAGCTGCAGTGTCGCCAGTACAAGCGCAAGATGTTGCTGGCTCGGCACAGCCTGGACCAGGACCTGCTGCGGGAG gaccTGAACAAGAAGCAGACCCAGAAGGACTTGGAGTGTGCACTGCTGCTTCGGCAGCATGAGGCCACGCGGGAGCTGGAGCTGCGGCAGCTCCAGGCCGTGCAGCGCACGCGGGCTGAGCTCACCCGCCTGCAGCACCAGACGGAGCTGGGCAACCAGCTGGAGTACAACAAGCGGCGTGAGCAAGAGTTGCGGCAGAAGCATGCGGCCCAGGTTCGCCAGCAGCCCAAGAGCCTCAAA TCTAAGGAGCTGCAGATCAAGAAGCAGTTCCAGGAGACGTGTAAGATCCAGACTCGGCAGTACAAGGCTCTGCGAGCACACTTGCTGGAGACCACGCCCAAAGCTCAGCACAAGAGCCTCCTTAAGCGGCTCAAGGAAGAGCAGACCCGCAAGCTGGCGATCTTGGCGGAGCAGTATGACCAGTCCATCTCAGAGATGCTCAGCTCACAGGCG CTGCGGCTTGAtgagacccaggaggcagagttccaGGCCCTTCGGCAGCAGCTTCAACAGGAGCTGGAGCTGCTCAATGCTTACCAGAGCAAGATCAAGATCCGCACAGAGAGCCAGCACGAGAGGGAGCTGCGGGAGCTGGAGCAGAGGGTCGCGCTGCGGCGGGCACTGCTGGAGCAGCGG GTGGAAGAGGAGCTGCTGGCCCTGCAGACAGGACGCTCTGAGCGAATCCGCAGTCTGCTTGAGCGGCAGGCCCGTGAGATCGAGGCCTTCGATGCGGAAAGCATGAGGCTGGGCTTCTCCAGCATGGCTCTGGGGGGCATCCCGGCTGAAGCTGCTGCCCAGGGCTATCCTgctccaccccctgccccagcctggccctcccGTCCCGTTCCCCGTTCTGGGGCACACTGGAGCCACGGCCCTCCTCCACCAGGCATGCCCCCTCCAGCCTGGCGTCAGCCGTCTCTGCTGGCTCCCCCAGGCCCCCCAAACTGGCTGGGGCCCCCCACACAGAGTGGGACACCCCGTGGCGGAGCCCTGCTGCTGCTAAGAAACAGCCCCCAGCCCCTGCGGCGGGCAGCCTCGGGGGGCAGTGGCAGTGAGAATGTGGGCCCCCCTGCTGCCGCGGTGCCCGGGCCCCTGAGCCGCAGCACCAGTGTCGCTTCCCACATCCTCAATGGTTCTTCCCACTTCTATTCCTGA
- the HIRIP3 gene encoding HIRA-interacting protein 3 isoform X2: MAREKEMQEFTRSFFRGRPDLSTLTHSIVRRRYLAHSGRSHLEPEEKQALKRLVEEELLKMQVDEAASREDKLDLTKKGKRPPTPCSDLERKRFRFNSESGWLRSPWRGPPGCDEAEALHSGLWCPSKLQEAVGLLLLTQGAPEYPPGRTGSARHEGYPFPREVSGPEGAEGGGS, encoded by the exons ATGGCGCGGGAGAAGGAGATGCAGGAGTTCACCCGTAGCTTCTTCCGAGGCCGCCCGGACCTCAG CACGCTTACGCATTCCATCGTGCGGCGGAGGTACTTGGCTCACTCCGGCCGCAGCCACCTGGAGCCCGAGGAGAAGCAGGCACTGAAGCGGCTGGTGGAGGAGGAGCTGCTGAAGATGCAG GTGGATGAAGCCGCTTCCAGGGAAGACAAACTGGACCTTACCAAGAAGGGCAAGAGGCCTCCCACCCCTTGTAGCGACCTGGAGAGAAAAAGGTTCCGCTTCAATTCAGAGTCGG GCTGGCTCAGGTCGCCGTGGAGAGGACCACCCGGCTGTGATGAGGCTGAAGCGCTACATTCGGGCCTGTGGTGCCCATCGAAACTACAAGAAGCTGTTGGGCTCCTGTTGCTCACACAAGGAGCGCCTGAGTATCCTCCGGGCAGAACTGGAAGCGCTAGGCATGAAGG GTACCCCTTCCCTAGAGAAGTGTCGGGCCCTGaaggagcagagggaggaggcAGCTGA